A section of the Rhizobium sp. SSA_523 genome encodes:
- a CDS encoding substrate-binding domain-containing protein, which translates to MKKIIGLAVAMTAAFTTAQAQDSKTIGVSIPAADHGWTAGVVYHANRVADLLMKEHPGLKVVVKTSPDPATQANALQDLEVQGIDALVILPTDPDPLVNAIKEVKGKGTFVSIVDRAPSSNDNSVRDLYVAGNNPALGEVAGQYIKDNTPDAQVVVIRGLPIPIDQQRQDGFDKGIAGSNVKILDRQFGNWNRDDAFRVMQDYLTKYPKIDVVWCQDDDMAVGVLQAIEQANRTDIKYIIGGAGSKDMIKKVMDGDKMVPVNVLYPPSMVGTAMELTAAAIYDQVPVHGTYTLDATLITKENAENYYFPDSPF; encoded by the coding sequence ATGAAAAAGATCATAGGCCTCGCCGTCGCCATGACGGCAGCCTTCACAACGGCGCAGGCCCAGGACAGCAAGACGATCGGCGTCTCGATCCCGGCTGCCGACCACGGCTGGACCGCGGGCGTCGTCTACCATGCCAACCGGGTTGCCGACCTTCTGATGAAGGAACATCCCGGCCTGAAGGTCGTGGTGAAGACCTCGCCCGATCCGGCAACCCAGGCCAATGCGCTGCAGGATCTCGAAGTCCAGGGCATCGATGCGCTCGTCATCCTGCCGACCGATCCCGATCCGCTCGTCAACGCCATCAAGGAAGTGAAGGGCAAGGGCACTTTCGTCTCGATCGTCGACCGCGCTCCGTCGAGCAACGACAATTCGGTGCGTGACCTCTATGTCGCTGGCAACAACCCGGCGCTTGGCGAAGTCGCCGGCCAGTACATCAAGGACAATACGCCGGATGCGCAGGTTGTCGTCATTCGCGGCCTGCCGATCCCGATCGACCAGCAGCGCCAGGACGGCTTCGACAAGGGCATTGCCGGTTCGAACGTGAAGATCCTCGACCGCCAGTTCGGCAACTGGAACCGCGACGATGCCTTCCGCGTCATGCAGGACTATCTGACGAAATATCCGAAGATCGACGTGGTCTGGTGCCAGGATGACGACATGGCCGTCGGCGTCCTGCAGGCCATCGAGCAGGCCAACCGGACGGACATCAAGTACATCATCGGCGGTGCCGGTTCGAAGGACATGATCAAGAAGGTCATGGACGGCGACAAGATGGTCCCCGTCAACGTGCTCTATCCGCCGTCGATGGTCGGTACCGCCATGGAACTGACCGCTGCCGCCATTTATGACCAGGTTCCGGTCCATGGCACCTATACGCTCGACGCGACGCTGATCACCAAGGAGAATGCCGAGAACTACTACTTCCCGGATTCGCCGTTCTGA
- a CDS encoding EAL domain-containing protein, producing MAVTCAGCRDGQAFEVPFSMAFQPIVDLSRGKTFAYEALVRGAEGQGAYHVLSAVNEANRYAFDQQCRVRALELAAKLLTPSSDELLSINFMPNAVYEPRACIRLTLATAERLQFDPQRIIFEFTESERVDTDHLLSILKTYRQIGFKTAIDDFGAGHAGLNLIARFQPDIVKLDMDLIRDIDSDPMRRIVVKHTLAMLEEFGVTAVCEGIETDGERQVLQDLGVDLFQGYLFAKPAFEAFPAPRWPDAAENELAAR from the coding sequence ATGGCGGTCACATGCGCGGGATGTCGTGACGGACAGGCGTTCGAAGTACCTTTCTCGATGGCCTTCCAGCCGATCGTCGACCTTTCGCGGGGAAAGACCTTTGCGTACGAGGCGCTGGTGCGTGGCGCCGAGGGGCAGGGCGCCTACCATGTCCTATCGGCGGTCAACGAGGCCAATCGCTACGCCTTCGACCAGCAGTGCCGTGTGCGGGCGCTGGAGCTTGCGGCAAAGCTGCTGACGCCATCCTCCGACGAGCTGCTGTCGATCAATTTCATGCCGAATGCGGTATACGAGCCGCGCGCCTGTATCCGCCTGACACTGGCGACGGCGGAGCGGCTGCAGTTCGATCCGCAGCGCATCATCTTCGAATTCACCGAAAGCGAACGGGTCGATACCGATCACCTTCTGTCGATCCTGAAGACCTACCGGCAGATCGGCTTCAAGACGGCGATCGATGATTTCGGCGCCGGCCATGCCGGCCTCAACCTGATTGCCCGCTTCCAGCCCGATATCGTCAAGCTCGACATGGATCTGATCCGCGATATCGATAGCGACCCGATGCGGCGGATCGTGGTCAAGCACACGCTGGCCATGCTTGAGGAGTTCGGCGTCACTGCGGTCTGCGAAGGAATCGAGACGGATGGCGAGCGGCAGGTCCTGCAGGATCTCGGCGTCGATCTGTTCCAGGGTTATCTGTTCGCCAAGCCTGCCTTCGAGGCCTTTCCGGCACCCAGATGGCCGGATGCAGCAGAGAATGAGTTGGCGGCGCGATAA
- a CDS encoding ABC transporter permease produces MTVETGSTAETRRARTWRDIDLRAVAPFAALILLLIIGAMVNPNFIGLTNLANVATRSAFIAIIAVGATFVISAGDLDLSVGSMVAFVASLMILFMNSGAIADPALMLAAAVALAVVIGSLCGLANGLITTVGRIEPFIATLGTMGIYRGLTTWLSQGGAITLRSAEQQALYRPVYFGSILGIPVPILVILLVTAMAAVILYRTRYGRHVTAVGSSREVARYSGIAVDRVRTIAFIIQGLCVAIAVLIYVPRLGSTSATTGILWELQAITAVVVGGTALKGGAGRVWGTICGAFILELVGNIMLLSNFISEYLIGAIQGSIIIIAMLVQRSLTRKV; encoded by the coding sequence ATGACGGTCGAGACGGGCAGCACCGCCGAAACGAGACGCGCCAGAACGTGGCGCGACATTGATCTGAGGGCCGTTGCGCCCTTTGCCGCGCTGATCCTGCTGCTGATCATCGGCGCCATGGTCAACCCCAATTTCATCGGGCTGACCAATCTCGCCAATGTCGCGACCCGATCGGCCTTCATCGCCATCATTGCCGTGGGCGCAACCTTCGTCATTTCGGCAGGCGATCTCGATCTGTCGGTGGGCTCGATGGTGGCGTTCGTCGCCAGCCTGATGATCCTGTTCATGAATTCGGGCGCGATCGCAGACCCGGCGCTGATGCTGGCCGCGGCCGTGGCTCTGGCCGTCGTCATCGGCTCGCTGTGCGGCCTGGCCAATGGCCTGATCACCACTGTCGGCCGGATCGAGCCCTTCATCGCCACGCTCGGCACCATGGGGATCTATCGCGGCCTCACCACCTGGCTGAGCCAAGGCGGCGCGATCACCCTGCGCTCGGCCGAGCAGCAGGCGCTGTACCGGCCGGTCTATTTCGGTTCCATTCTCGGAATTCCGGTGCCGATCCTGGTGATTCTCCTGGTCACGGCCATGGCCGCGGTCATCCTGTATCGCACGCGCTACGGTCGGCATGTGACCGCCGTCGGTTCCAGCCGCGAAGTCGCGCGCTATTCCGGCATCGCCGTCGACAGGGTGCGCACCATCGCCTTCATCATCCAGGGCCTGTGCGTGGCCATCGCGGTGCTGATCTATGTCCCGCGTCTCGGCTCCACCTCCGCCACCACCGGCATCCTGTGGGAATTGCAGGCGATCACCGCCGTGGTCGTCGGCGGCACGGCGCTGAAGGGCGGCGCGGGGCGAGTCTGGGGCACGATCTGCGGCGCCTTCATCCTCGAACTGGTCGGCAACATCATGCTGCTGTCCAACTTCATCAGCGAATACCTGATCGGCGCCATCCAGGGCTCGATCATCATCATCGCCATGCTCGTCCAGCGCTCGCTGACGCGCAAGGTGTAG
- a CDS encoding MetQ/NlpA family ABC transporter substrate-binding protein, which produces MKTLLLATSLAALLAAGSAFAETIKIGVTPGPHAQIMEQVKTVAAEKGLDLDILEFSDYVVPNQALADGDLQANSFQHQPYLDNQVKDRGFDLVSVAQTVNFPMGIYSKKVKSLDDLKDGASIAIPNDPTNGGRALLILADKGLIKLRQEAGLKVSPADVVDNPKNLTFAELDAAQLPRALDDVDASVINTNYALEAGLDPAKDPIAREGEKAPYINVIAVRSADKDAAWVKTLVEAYHSATIKSYIQTQFKGAVIAAW; this is translated from the coding sequence ATGAAGACACTTCTTCTCGCAACGTCGCTGGCTGCGCTTCTTGCTGCCGGTTCCGCTTTCGCTGAAACCATCAAGATCGGTGTCACGCCCGGCCCGCATGCGCAGATCATGGAACAGGTGAAGACGGTCGCCGCCGAAAAGGGGCTGGACCTCGATATTCTGGAATTTTCCGATTACGTCGTACCGAACCAGGCTTTGGCGGATGGCGACCTGCAGGCCAATTCCTTCCAGCACCAGCCCTATCTGGACAACCAGGTGAAGGATCGCGGTTTCGATCTCGTCAGCGTGGCGCAGACCGTCAACTTCCCGATGGGCATCTATTCGAAGAAGGTGAAGAGCCTCGACGACTTGAAGGACGGCGCCTCCATCGCGATCCCCAACGATCCGACCAATGGCGGCCGGGCGCTGCTGATCCTCGCCGACAAGGGGCTCATCAAGCTGCGGCAGGAGGCGGGCCTGAAGGTGTCGCCGGCGGATGTGGTGGACAATCCGAAGAACCTGACATTCGCCGAACTGGATGCCGCCCAGCTGCCGCGCGCCCTGGATGACGTGGACGCGTCCGTCATCAACACCAATTACGCCCTGGAAGCAGGGCTGGATCCGGCCAAGGACCCGATTGCCCGCGAGGGCGAGAAGGCTCCCTACATCAATGTCATCGCCGTTCGCTCGGCAGACAAGGATGCAGCATGGGTGAAGACGCTGGTCGAGGCCTATCACAGCGCGACGATCAAGTCGTACATCCAGACACAGTTCAAGGGCGCCGTGATCGCCGCCTGGTAA
- a CDS encoding methionine ABC transporter permease, with protein MAPDMLFALLYKALVQTIQMVAVAGVIGTLIGLSIGIFLATSGKGELFAAPMSNRIVGLIVNATRSTPFIILVVAIIPFTRLVAGTSIGTSAAIVPLTIATIPFIARLIEAAIREVDQGLVEAARAMGASRWQIVSKVLVAEAMPGITLSLTLTLVSLIGYSAMVGAVGGGGLGDLGIRYGYQRFMPEVMLAVVVVLIVLVQAVQSAGDSLARRFDKRTRKP; from the coding sequence ATGGCGCCTGACATGCTTTTCGCGCTGCTCTACAAGGCGCTTGTCCAGACGATCCAGATGGTGGCGGTGGCCGGCGTGATCGGCACGCTGATCGGCCTGTCGATCGGCATCTTCCTGGCGACGAGCGGCAAGGGCGAACTCTTTGCAGCGCCTATGTCCAACCGCATCGTCGGGCTGATCGTCAATGCGACGCGGTCGACACCCTTCATCATCCTCGTGGTTGCCATCATTCCCTTCACAAGGCTCGTGGCCGGCACGTCGATCGGCACCAGTGCCGCGATCGTGCCGCTGACGATTGCGACCATTCCCTTCATTGCCCGTCTGATCGAGGCCGCCATCCGCGAGGTGGATCAAGGTCTTGTCGAGGCGGCGCGCGCCATGGGGGCCAGCCGCTGGCAGATCGTCAGCAAGGTCCTCGTCGCGGAAGCCATGCCCGGCATCACGCTTTCGCTCACCCTGACGCTTGTCAGCCTGATCGGCTACTCGGCCATGGTCGGCGCTGTCGGCGGCGGCGGACTGGGCGATCTCGGCATCCGCTACGGCTATCAGCGTTTCATGCCGGAAGTGATGCTGGCGGTCGTCGTGGTGCTGATCGTCCTGGTGCAGGCGGTGCAGAGCGCCGGTGACAGCCTCGCGCGGCGTTTCGACAAGCGCACCCGCAAACCTTGA
- a CDS encoding GH1 family beta-glucosidase produces the protein MVDPKTLAARFPGDFLFGVATAAYQIEGATKEDGRKASIWDAFSAMPGRVFERHNGDIACDHYHRLEADLDLIQEMGVEAYRFSIAWPRIIPEGFGRINEPGLDFYDRLLDGCRARGIKTFATLYHWDLPLALMGDGGWTARSTAHAFQRYAKVAMARLGDRLDAVATFNEPWCSVWLSHLYGIHAPGERNLEAALHAMHFTNLAHGLAVEAIRHVAPKVPVGLVLNAHAIVPGSDRPSDRAAAERAFDFHNGAFFDPVFKGCYPESLVSALSDRMPAIEDGDMEMISQPLDWWGLNYYTPMRVVDDPSPKAEFPATQPAPFVSPEKTDIGWEIFPSAMADLVADLYRRYELPEFYITENGAAYNMGVVDGEVDDQPRLDYYAAHLAIAADLARDGYPLKGYFAWSLMDNFEWAEGYRMRFGLVHVDYESQIRTVKKSGEWYRALASEFPKGNHKPV, from the coding sequence ATGGTCGACCCGAAAACCCTGGCAGCTCGCTTTCCCGGTGATTTCCTGTTTGGCGTGGCAACGGCCGCCTATCAGATCGAAGGCGCCACCAAGGAGGATGGTCGCAAGGCCTCGATATGGGACGCCTTCTCGGCAATGCCGGGGCGGGTGTTCGAGCGGCATAATGGCGATATCGCCTGCGATCATTATCACCGGCTGGAGGCCGATCTCGACCTGATCCAGGAGATGGGGGTCGAAGCCTATCGCTTCTCCATCGCCTGGCCGCGGATCATTCCCGAAGGCTTTGGCCGGATCAACGAACCGGGACTGGATTTCTACGACCGGCTGCTGGACGGCTGCAGGGCGCGCGGCATTAAGACCTTCGCCACGCTTTACCATTGGGATCTGCCGCTTGCTCTGATGGGCGATGGCGGCTGGACCGCGCGTTCCACGGCTCACGCCTTCCAGCGCTATGCCAAAGTGGCAATGGCTCGCCTCGGCGATCGGCTGGATGCGGTGGCAACCTTCAACGAGCCCTGGTGTTCCGTCTGGCTCAGCCATCTGTATGGGATCCATGCGCCCGGCGAACGCAATTTGGAGGCGGCCCTCCATGCCATGCACTTCACCAATCTCGCGCATGGGCTCGCGGTGGAGGCCATCCGCCACGTGGCGCCGAAAGTGCCGGTCGGCCTGGTGCTGAACGCGCATGCGATCGTGCCCGGCTCCGACCGTCCTTCAGATCGGGCTGCGGCGGAGCGCGCCTTCGACTTCCACAATGGAGCCTTCTTCGATCCGGTGTTCAAGGGCTGCTATCCGGAAAGCCTCGTCTCGGCCCTCAGCGACCGCATGCCTGCGATCGAAGACGGCGACATGGAGATGATCAGCCAGCCGCTCGACTGGTGGGGCCTGAATTATTACACGCCGATGCGCGTCGTCGACGATCCATCGCCGAAGGCCGAGTTTCCGGCCACCCAGCCGGCGCCCTTCGTCAGTCCGGAAAAGACGGATATCGGCTGGGAGATCTTTCCCTCCGCCATGGCCGATCTCGTCGCCGATCTCTACCGGCGCTACGAGCTGCCGGAATTCTATATTACGGAAAACGGTGCCGCCTATAATATGGGCGTCGTCGATGGTGAGGTGGACGACCAGCCGCGCCTCGATTACTACGCGGCGCATCTCGCCATTGCCGCCGATCTGGCCCGTGACGGTTACCCGCTCAAAGGCTATTTCGCCTGGAGCCTGATGGACAATTTCGAATGGGCCGAAGGCTACAGGATGCGCTTCGGCCTCGTGCATGTGGATTACGAAAGCCAGATCCGCACGGTCAAGAAAAGCGGCGAATGGTATCGGGCCCTGGCGAGCGAGTTTCCAAAGGGTAACCATAAACCCGTCTGA
- a CDS encoding sugar phosphate isomerase/epimerase, translating into MKTIKGPAIFLGQFAGDAAPFNSWDAITKWAAEKGYIGVQVPTWAGQLIDLKKASESKDYCDELAGVARNNGIEITELSTHLQGQLVAVHPAYDEAFDGFAAPHVRGNPKARQAWAVDQVMMALKASRHLGIKAHATFSGALAWPFLYPFPQRPAGLIDTAFDELARRWTPILNMADEQGVDLCYEIHPGEDLHDGVTFEMFLERVKNHPRANMLYDPSHYVLQCLDYLDNIDIYKDRIKMFHVKDAEFNPTGRQGVYGGYQGWVERAGRFRSLGDGQVDFGAVFSKLTANDFDGWAVVEWECALKNSEDGAAEGADFVKAHIIRVTDKAFDDFAAGGTDEAANRRMLGL; encoded by the coding sequence ATGAAGACGATCAAAGGCCCAGCCATTTTCCTTGGACAGTTCGCCGGCGATGCCGCACCGTTCAACTCATGGGATGCCATCACCAAATGGGCGGCCGAAAAGGGCTATATCGGCGTCCAGGTGCCGACCTGGGCCGGCCAGCTGATCGATCTGAAGAAGGCGTCGGAATCCAAGGATTATTGCGACGAGCTTGCCGGCGTGGCGCGCAATAACGGCATCGAGATCACCGAATTGTCGACCCATCTCCAGGGCCAGCTGGTGGCCGTCCACCCGGCTTATGACGAGGCCTTTGACGGTTTCGCGGCACCGCACGTGCGCGGCAATCCCAAGGCGCGCCAGGCCTGGGCTGTGGACCAGGTGATGATGGCGCTGAAGGCGTCGCGGCATCTTGGCATCAAGGCGCATGCCACGTTTTCCGGCGCGCTCGCCTGGCCCTTCCTGTATCCCTTCCCGCAGCGCCCGGCCGGCCTTATCGACACAGCATTCGACGAGCTGGCCCGCCGCTGGACTCCGATCCTGAACATGGCGGACGAGCAGGGCGTCGACCTCTGCTACGAGATCCATCCGGGCGAGGACCTGCATGACGGCGTGACCTTCGAGATGTTCCTCGAGCGGGTGAAAAACCACCCCCGCGCCAACATGCTCTACGATCCCTCGCATTACGTGCTGCAATGCCTGGACTATCTCGACAATATCGACATCTACAAGGACCGCATCAAGATGTTCCACGTCAAGGATGCGGAGTTCAATCCGACCGGCCGTCAGGGCGTCTATGGCGGCTATCAGGGCTGGGTCGAGCGGGCCGGGCGTTTCCGCTCGCTCGGCGACGGGCAGGTGGATTTCGGCGCGGTCTTCTCCAAGCTGACCGCCAATGATTTCGACGGCTGGGCCGTGGTCGAATGGGAGTGCGCCCTGAAGAATTCGGAAGATGGTGCGGCGGAAGGGGCGGACTTCGTCAAGGCGCATATCATCCGCGTGACGGACAAGGCCTTTGACGATTTTGCCGCCGGCGGCACGGACGAGGCTGCCAACCGGCGCATGCTCGGATTGTAA
- a CDS encoding methionine ABC transporter ATP-binding protein, translated as MVAFQAVTKRFADRGGQGEFVALAGVDYTVPKGAITGIIGRSGAGKSTLIRLVNGLEKPSSGQVLVDGVDVAALTERGLRDLRREVGMIFQHFNLLSSRTVFGNVALPLEIAGLDRQAIKARVAPLLDLVGLADKAGRYPAELSGGQKQRVGIARALATEPKLLLSDEATSALDPETTQSILDLIKRINRELGLTVLLITHEMEVVKTIAAQVAVIDKGAIVEAGHTFDVFTRPVHATTRALLSGLPGTKLPDAIARRLKPAAGAGDRIYTRLTFFGATAEQPIISRLISELGAEVNILTGTIDEIAGEPYGSLVISYPADAAVLERANAFYRQTGLLTEVLGYGA; from the coding sequence ATGGTGGCCTTCCAGGCCGTCACCAAGCGATTTGCCGATCGTGGCGGCCAAGGCGAGTTCGTTGCCCTCGCCGGCGTCGATTACACAGTGCCGAAAGGCGCCATCACCGGCATTATCGGCCGTTCCGGCGCCGGAAAATCGACCCTGATCCGGCTGGTCAACGGGCTGGAAAAGCCCAGTTCCGGCCAGGTCCTGGTGGACGGCGTCGATGTTGCGGCGCTGACGGAACGCGGGCTGCGGGATCTGCGCCGGGAGGTCGGCATGATCTTCCAGCATTTCAACCTTCTGTCATCGCGCACCGTCTTCGGCAATGTGGCGCTGCCGCTGGAGATTGCCGGGCTGGACCGGCAGGCGATCAAGGCGCGGGTTGCACCGCTTCTGGACCTTGTGGGTCTGGCGGACAAAGCGGGCCGCTATCCGGCGGAGCTTTCGGGCGGGCAGAAGCAGCGTGTGGGCATTGCCCGGGCTCTGGCGACCGAGCCCAAGCTGCTCCTCTCGGACGAAGCGACCTCGGCGCTCGATCCGGAAACCACGCAGTCCATCCTCGACCTCATCAAGCGCATCAATCGCGAGCTCGGTCTGACCGTGCTTCTGATCACGCATGAGATGGAGGTGGTGAAGACCATTGCCGCACAGGTGGCCGTGATCGACAAGGGCGCAATCGTCGAGGCCGGCCATACATTCGATGTCTTCACCCGTCCCGTGCATGCAACCACGCGCGCGCTGCTCTCGGGTCTGCCGGGGACCAAGCTTCCCGACGCCATTGCCAGGCGGCTGAAACCCGCAGCCGGTGCGGGAGACCGCATTTATACACGCCTGACCTTCTTCGGCGCCACGGCGGAGCAGCCAATCATCTCGCGTCTGATCAGCGAGCTTGGCGCGGAGGTCAATATCCTGACCGGAACGATCGACGAGATTGCCGGAGAACCCTATGGTTCGCTCGTCATTTCCTATCCGGCCGATGCCGCGGTGCTGGAGCGGGCAAATGCCTTCTACCGGCAGACGGGTCTGTTGACGGAGGTTCTCGGCTATGGCGCCTGA
- a CDS encoding Gfo/Idh/MocA family protein has product MTIEASKSEQRVAKIRLGMVGGGQGAFIGAVHRMAARLDDHYELVAGALSSTAEKSMASGRALGLDPERCYGSFEEMAEKEAARADGIEAVSIVTPNHVHFAAAKAFLERGIHVICDKPLTSNLADAKALKEVADKADALFILTHNYTGYPMVRHARELVQEGALGDIRLVQMEYPQDWLAEPVEETGAKQAVWRTDPAQSGVGGSTGDIGTHAYNLGCFISGLELDELAADVHTFVAGRRLDDNAHVMLRFKAKAEGRPAKGLLWCSQVATGNENGLKVRIYGTKAGIEWTQADPNYLWFTILGEPKQLITRGGAGAGAAAARVSRIPSGHPEGYLEAFATIYSEAAAAINARKTGEAVDPAVVYPTVDDGVKGVAFVTACIESGKQNGAWVKL; this is encoded by the coding sequence ATGACGATCGAAGCCAGCAAATCCGAACAGAGGGTCGCCAAGATCCGCTTGGGCATGGTCGGCGGCGGCCAGGGCGCCTTTATCGGCGCGGTGCATCGCATGGCGGCCCGGCTGGATGACCATTACGAGCTCGTCGCCGGCGCACTGTCCTCGACGGCCGAGAAATCCATGGCCTCGGGCCGGGCGCTCGGCCTTGATCCCGAACGGTGCTACGGCTCCTTCGAGGAGATGGCGGAAAAAGAGGCGGCGCGTGCCGACGGCATCGAGGCCGTCTCCATCGTGACACCCAATCACGTGCATTTCGCCGCCGCGAAAGCCTTTCTCGAACGAGGCATCCATGTGATCTGCGACAAGCCGCTGACCTCCAATCTCGCCGATGCAAAGGCTTTGAAAGAGGTGGCGGACAAGGCCGATGCGCTGTTCATCCTCACCCATAATTATACCGGCTATCCCATGGTGCGCCATGCGCGCGAACTGGTGCAGGAGGGTGCGCTCGGCGATATCCGCCTGGTGCAGATGGAATATCCCCAGGACTGGCTGGCGGAACCGGTGGAAGAGACGGGCGCGAAGCAGGCGGTCTGGCGCACCGATCCGGCCCAGTCGGGGGTGGGCGGTTCGACGGGCGATATCGGCACCCATGCCTATAATCTCGGCTGCTTCATCTCCGGCCTGGAGCTCGATGAGCTGGCTGCCGATGTGCATACTTTCGTTGCCGGCCGCCGGCTGGACGACAATGCGCATGTGATGCTGCGCTTCAAGGCCAAGGCCGAGGGAAGGCCGGCCAAGGGATTGCTCTGGTGCAGCCAGGTGGCGACCGGCAATGAGAACGGCTTGAAGGTCCGCATCTACGGCACCAAGGCCGGCATCGAATGGACGCAGGCCGACCCCAACTATCTCTGGTTCACCATACTTGGTGAACCGAAGCAGCTGATCACCCGCGGCGGGGCCGGTGCAGGCGCGGCGGCGGCGCGGGTCAGCCGCATTCCGAGCGGTCATCCGGAAGGCTATCTCGAAGCCTTCGCTACCATCTATTCCGAAGCGGCAGCGGCGATAAATGCCAGGAAGACCGGGGAGGCTGTCGACCCGGCCGTCGTCTATCCCACCGTCGACGATGGGGTGAAGGGCGTCGCCTTCGTCACCGCCTGCATCGAAAGCGGCAAGCAGAACGGCGCCTGGGTCAAGCTGTGA